A DNA window from Bradyrhizobium sp. CCBAU 53421 contains the following coding sequences:
- a CDS encoding NAD(P)-dependent oxidoreductase, which yields MIVWVTGANGFIGRHLVHELAGMGHAVHGIGHGALDATEARRLGLQSWINGEIDAANLNALATAHGLPARIFHLAGGSSVGVSIERPFEDFSRTVASTARLLEWLRGSAPDCAVIAASSAAVYGADHFGPIAESAVVTPMSPYGQHKLMMEQMCASYARSFGLRCTVVRLFSVYGPNLRKQLLWDICSRLNAKEQVLTLGGTGNEIRDWTDVRDIARLLASVAEASSSQETFRVVNGGSGRGTSVADIAAGLIGQWGSKTVVRHSGVSRPGDPMSLLADDAMLRQIGFDWRIPLDQGLADYVAWFKGQAS from the coding sequence ATGATCGTCTGGGTTACAGGCGCAAACGGGTTCATCGGCCGCCATCTCGTGCATGAGTTGGCGGGAATGGGCCATGCGGTGCACGGCATCGGACACGGGGCGCTTGACGCAACGGAAGCCCGGCGGCTTGGCTTGCAGAGCTGGATCAACGGTGAAATCGATGCGGCCAATCTGAATGCGCTCGCAACGGCGCACGGGCTGCCGGCGCGTATCTTTCATCTGGCCGGTGGATCGTCCGTCGGCGTCTCCATCGAGCGGCCGTTCGAGGATTTTTCACGGACGGTCGCGAGCACCGCGCGCCTGCTGGAATGGCTGCGCGGATCGGCGCCGGACTGTGCCGTGATCGCGGCGTCGAGTGCGGCAGTCTATGGCGCCGACCATTTCGGCCCGATCGCCGAAAGTGCCGTCGTCACTCCGATGTCGCCGTACGGACAGCACAAGCTGATGATGGAGCAGATGTGCGCGAGTTACGCGCGGTCGTTCGGCTTGCGATGCACGGTGGTGCGGCTGTTCTCCGTCTATGGGCCCAACCTGCGCAAGCAATTGCTCTGGGACATCTGCTCGCGGCTCAATGCCAAGGAGCAGGTGCTCACGCTCGGCGGCACCGGCAACGAGATCCGCGACTGGACCGACGTTCGCGATATCGCAAGGCTGCTCGCAAGCGTCGCGGAAGCGTCGTCGTCACAGGAGACCTTCCGGGTCGTCAATGGCGGTTCGGGCCGCGGGACGAGCGTTGCCGACATTGCCGCCGGTCTCATCGGGCAATGGGGCAGCAAGACTGTTGTGCGGCACTCGGGCGTCAGCCGCCCCGGCGATCCCATGAGCCTGTTGGCCGATGATGCGATGCTGCGCCAGATCGGCTTCGATTGGCGCATTCCGCTCGATCAGGGGCTCGCCGATTACGTGGCCTGGTTCAAGGGGCAGGCTTCGTGA